GTCAAGATGCAAAACATTTAATAGGTTACTAAAAGATTATTGAACCTTTCATAATGAATGTGTCATGAAATAAACAGGTCCtgctgataaaataaataaataaataaaaagccaGGTCCTGGCAGTAAAAGGAAGGACCGAAGGACTCTTCACACAGTGACCAATAAGGGAAAAAGGGGAAAAGGAAGGGTGAGAACAGGGGTTGAAAATAAACTAACAATGAAACCTTCTAGATTTGACAGAAATTTTAATCTCCCCAAAATACCATTAAATTCTCCACAAGAGCACAAAGTTAatgataagtttttaaaatgcaATAGAATAGCAGTAGACTATAAAACCAAATGAAGACTAGTGAGAGCTGAAGAAAGTTGTATGCAATAGGCATCCATGGCCATTTTCAAGGTCTGTATGGCTTTAAATTATAAAGAGCTAGCAACCAAAAGAGCTTAAATACAATTCCAATATTCTTTAATCATTATCAAGGAATATTTGGACCCTCAAAAGACAGAAGGAATTGGCATTTGCTGCATAGATAATCAGcaactgatatatatatatatatatatatatatatatatatagtacatAATTatatgcaaaaacaaaaattgagtaaataattggaaaaataaaaccttttgcAATGTGATTGAAGTATCCAATTCAATACGTATACCAGGACCACACACAAGACAGTCCTTGTCCCTTTCAAATCTTGCCACTTCAGTATGGAGGCCTTCTGATCCATTATACCTACAGGTATTAACCAATCAATAATATTTACGGCCAAAAggcaaataataataagataaaggCCATACGTTAAATAGTTCGACAAAATTTTGCTGCACTCTGTTGCAATCTTTAATGTTTCTAGTGCACATGCAGCCGATATAATTGCATTCGTTGAAGCTATAGCTGGTATGATGTTCTTCACAACAccctatttaaataattaattcttagtgaaaaaggaaaaaacgaAAATACAGTTGACCCTCACAAGGGAATACACAATAAACAAGATAAACATCAAACAATTCATAGGAATTCATCATTTAGAGAAAACCAAAGAACAAGCTATACACCCCAAAAAAAAACTCAGAATTTTGCTATGGATTAACTATCATCCCTAATCATCTACCTGGGTAAGAGAATAAGTAACTCCAGGAATGCCAAAAAGCTCAGCCCTCTTGACAGCCTGtaaaacataaatagttaaacTTGTAACTGATCGATGGGCTAAAATCTACATTACACTGTCTAGAAACTCACTATGAAATAGTGGTTACCTcgtcataaacccatttcataTGCTCAGGGTTATCTGGATCAAAAGCCACTCCGCCATGAACCTATACATTAAATTTTGGTTGATATAATGGACATTACAAACTTAACAGAAAGAATGAACGGAGATTTACCTCATTCCACTTAATCAAGTGGGCATATTCAATACAGTGGGCAGCAGTTCTAGGGGTTTCAGCCAGGGTACACAAAGGAAACTTAACTTGAGGTGGAAAAAGCCAGACAGTACATTCAAAGCACGGTGTGATCCCTGGCAAGATAACCCTAGCATGGCCCTTGAAACCTTCAGTCCCACCATCCACCATAGGTTTGATTGTCTCTTCTCGAGGATTATCATCAGAATCATACTCTAGATTTATCCATAAAAAGACAAGAAACTGAAAATTAGCGCCAAATCTTTGGGACTGAATGTAGAGATGGAAATTCTACATATTAGGGGTCAGATAGTGCTAAAAACACCAATGGAGGATAACAGTTCAAGTAATGAAACAAGCATAGgggatatataattataaaaccaAGGTTGTAAAAAACAATCTGGGGCCACGTTTACGGCCACAACATCAAGGTTTTTGTGGTGTCTGCAATTGCAATGCAACAGCAATTGTGGCCTCATCAACCACATTTAAGCAAAATTTCCTATAACACTAAGGAATGCAATGACACCATGACCGCAGGCagtttaaaatgttaaaaggCAAAAATGACAAGGAGTATAAGTAAAAgggatagaaaagaaaagagacctAGAAAACTACAGGCAACAGTATTGATATAGCTCCGGGCCTCAATGGAATCAAGACCAAGGGCAATAATGCTAAAATCATTGTAAAATTCTATTTCCTTGTCCTCAATCCTGCAAAAGTGGGGCACAATTTCGACACCAGTAATTCTCTCCATGACACGCTTGGCAGCTACCTCGGCTTTGGGTTTGCCAACATCTTCAAGTCTACAAGCAAAGCaaatcaacaacaacagcaacaaaagAGAAGTGTAGAAACGCAATAAAGAAATGTATGAAGTTAACCTGAACAAGAATTGGCGGTTGAGATTAGTAACCTCTATGCGATCCATATCAATGACCTCAAGGTTTCGGAAACCAGAGAGGGCTAAATCCTTCAACAACTCACAACCTAAGCCACCGGCCCCTACCACCAACACTTTGGCGAAGGCCTGAAGGTCATCTCGCAACTGCGACAGAGAAaaggtattatatatatatatatatatatatatatatatatatatatatatatatatatatatatatatatatatatatatatatatatatatatatatatagagagagagagagagagagagagagagagagagagagtagtaGCACTGTAACAGGAATAGTAATAgttatagaagaagaagaaagagtaaTAATACCTCAGCGCCTGGTTCGAACCTGGGACCGACGAGATTGCCAGGGCGGAGAAGGAGCTTGTCGAGGTCCCTGGATCGACCTGAGGTATCCGCCATTGGAGCTAAAGATGCTTCCCTTCCCTCGCTGCCTTCACCGCCACTCGCGCCTCTGATTTTCTGTCTACTGTCTACTCCCTATTGcacactttttccttttttcttttttagctttAATTTTAAGCTAATCTTTTATTCTATTGGATGCGTAGTAGTAGATCatgacttttatttatttcgatcaaattacttttaaactcattaaaataattaagatatatgtgtttgatttaaaaGTTAACATTTGTTATTCCAATAATAAAATACAgtacaatataaaattttcttgatTACAATTGTTGGTATTCACTgttaaaatttagttaaaagttaaaaaaaaacataaaaaaaattggaaaaatgagagatgaaaacaaaaagttgagaaatttatatatttagaagcgtgtgataaaactaattaataactattcaatatatataaaataatgtgaaaaaaattatgtacagtaattgaaatttttaataaaatgtatatacacatttaaattttttattactatataAAGTATAAAGTATATTTTTCGAACAGCAAGATTTTCAGATTCAACAGATCTTGGAAGTGGCTACGTGCAACAAAAGAAAGAGTTTTACTTATTCTTTATCGGCTAAATGACCTGTTTCATcctttattttataaagaaaagtaGTATGAATTCCTCATTTTGGGGCTTTAAGCAACCAGAAATTGCCATAAAATAGTATTTAAGGCCCAGATCTGAACCAATTCACAAGACAGCATAAACCGAGATTTGAAAAACACAACAAGTGGTCGACGGAGAAACGAGGAAGAAACACAACAAATGGTCGAGGAACTCGAGTTCGTGATCCAAGACGAGGGCCATTTTGCGTTCCTCCTCGAAAGAGGGCTGTGCGATGGGACTCTTCGCGGAGGATCTGAGTCGGAGGTACTTCCATCAATTGATTTTGTCGTCGAGTACTGCCACTCGCGCGACGTCTTCCAGCGCGACCTCAAGCCGGAGATCTCCTCCTCGACGAGAACGGCGATTTGAGTGCGGTTAGGCATCAGAATTCAAAACAGACCCGATGGGTTTCTCTACACGCTTTGCGAAACTCCATGGAGGCGGCGTGGTTTGTCCTCCACTGAGACGAGGAGAGAGAGGATGAGCATAAACAAGTTTCAGACAAATTTTGATTTCTGTTGTGATTCTAATTAGGCATGACATTACCATCAATTATACAAAAATGAACCGAAACCCAACGAAAAGAGCCCTAGCTCTAAAGAGCAATTCATGCCTTCTCAAGGAGCACATTTACTCTAGTCGAAGAACAAGAAAGATATCAGATAGAAACTCCTTCGAGATTCCTTTGGTTAAGCTACCAATAACATTATTGAATGgcatttgtataaaatattgaaaactaCAAATTTGATTAATTGTAAAATAGTACCAAGaatgtttatataaaataattcaactTGCTTATAAATGGTGTGGAAGccgaagaaagaaaaaatgatgtGGAAGAGCTTCCGCCACAAATATAATTAACTCATAATAAATTAATGGCACTTCAGCATTTAATGGTGACAATTAACAGAAAGGACTTAAAAAAGGTGACGgttttgatcaatttttttttaaaaaaaaaactaaaagtaaaagATCGAAAAAGTTcaggaagaaaaaatatacttacgtttttttttttttacaagtttcATCATCATTaactaaaattgattaattttttgtttaaaaatgaaagattgAAAAAGTTCAggaagtaaaaatatatttatttttttttacaagtttcATCACATCTTATGATGGTATTAACAAGTTGCTTTTTTATATGCAAATATgttttgcagtaaaaaaaaactatataaagtATATTTCGTGACAATAAAAATGGATAATTCATTGGAATGAAGAAAATCAATTACGAAAAggtttaaaaaacataattttttatgtactattaatataattattattttttcacattttacattatcaatcaataaaaaaatactgttTGTAATTTAATAACAGCATAATAGcaatttttatcataataacaGGATGTTATTGGATGAAATAGTAAAATTCATTTCTATTTTCGGTACATATTTCAAGGTAAAAGATTGTAAATTCCTTAAAATCAACAGCAACAAAATCAGAAGAAAATTTTGGTAACTCTTAATTTATAAGTCATGCTCTATCAAATCAGAATTTTTAAGCTAACaactttttcaaaatatattataaaaaaatcttaatcaaGTATTATTAATAACTTActcttaatcaaataaattaattgattaactTACAAACTGCTTCAttctgcagtaaaaaaaaattgcgtcGTTCTCTTTCTAAAATTGGAATTTAATCAGAGTTAGTGTGAATagtattcaccaaaaaaaaaaagatttattgtgcataattttatatcaaacaACTACATTAACATATGCAATGTGAGCCGGAAAGGTCAATAGGCATTGGGAGCTCCGAAAACtatgatttattaaaattaagggtataaaaaaaattagaggaaaTTAAGGGTATCAATTAAAAAgtgaatatatatttaataaaagttacatttttaaaaattcacggGAACAAGATTGAACTTAGCATTTTCCTTAACTAATCtttgattttgtataaaaaaatgtgttcatATTACCTTACAAAAGAATTTGATAATTACAGTTGTTCCTTCCCTCATCTAGTCACAAGATAACCAAAAGTGAGAAACTAATGGTTTCTTGCTGCAAGCAGCTTTATATTTCAAAACGAAGTCCATGTTATTGTCCCCAGAACGTTGAGTCTCTTCTGAAGACACATAGTTCTCACAGTCACTGGTGATTGGCAGCAATAAAATATGATGATACCTTTGTCCCTGTCAGCAGATCTCTGATGTAAAATGTCTCCTGTTGTTCTGTGTAACACTTTTCTAGGAAAGATTTGGTGTATTCCTGCCCAAAAAGCTCCATGAATGATGAATCCAGACAACACAATTAGAAGAATTTCTCAGTAAATCATACTGATGCATGTTACAAGTTCCCTCTGTGAGCAGTTTCATGTTTAAGCAACAGTGCATAAAGCAGCTCATTCCATGTATCAGGTACACCAGGCAGACACCAATGGCTGCAATCTTGGCGACGATGATGCACAGGGCCCGCACTACGACCGAGATAATAGATAGACGAGTGCCCATCTTTTCTATGAGCAGTCATCTGGGTTACATTCAACACAACGAACTTCTTTGTTTCAGAAATATTTGCGTGTGCAGCAGATAAGACAACATTGGCTATTTTGAATTGCGACCAGTTGTCATTAGGCACCAATGAAGAGCCAAGCTCTGGTAGTGTTTCCAAATGACAGTTTCCACCGTTTTTCCAATCCCCACCTCTGAAACATATCACACCAATTTAGTTTCTAAAGATACGTAAGCTTGTGGAATGCTTTGTACATCATGTAGTATTGAACAAGATACATGCGAAATATAATTATGGACAAGACCAATGTAGTGGTGCTTCATTGTAAAGTGAGATTAAAGAACAAGTCATATAATTAAAGTGCAGGGAACTCATCATTTGAACTGTCAAACCAACCTGAAGTGTACTGGGGCTAAAGTACGAAAGAAAACCCGCGTCTTGATAGGATTTACCGTATTTTGTATCCAGTTCAACACTGTTTGAATGGACTGTTTGTAAGCATCTTCTACCTGCATTTCCAACTTAACTTCCATTCCTTCTTGGAAATAACAACCCCTGAACAAATATAAACTAAAAGTTTAATCCTTTTTCAAGACCAAAAATTACAGATAAATGACACATACAGTTTAAGAGTgatgcaaccaatatattacaGTTTTGTATCACTGAAATACTATAGTTAAGAAAGCACACGGTTAGTTTTAATGCCATGGTTTGGTTTGACTCAAATCTGATAAAATATAGACTTAATATCTTACAACAAGATCAGCAGAAAATCAGATTTCTTGGGGATCATAATCCAATTAACAGAACTTTGAATTCAGCACAAAGGGAAGGGTAAGCTGTTGAAAAACAATAGCACAAATGgaaaataacaaacataataGCTTGAAGAAAGGACGGAAAGGAAAAAAGGGAGAGCAAacacaaaacagaaaaaaaaataaaaaaaaatcctcctaTAACCATCAGTTTTAAACTACCATATtcccaaaatcaattaatcatcatCCTAATTTCAATTCCCTTTGTCACCATTCTGCAACTGTCTAATTACCACTAAGAGATCATAGATAAGAATTACCACTGGGAAAAGCTGACACCTGATACagctaaatttttaaatttcatcctgtttgaactttttttctatttgttttttcaCATTTTCAA
This region of Glycine soja cultivar W05 chromosome 17, ASM419377v2, whole genome shotgun sequence genomic DNA includes:
- the LOC114393607 gene encoding NEDD8-activating enzyme E1 catalytic subunit-like, coding for MADTSGRSRDLDKLLLRPGNLVGPRFEPGAELRDDLQAFAKVLVVGAGGLGCELLKDLALSGFRNLEVIDMDRIEVTNLNRQFLFRLEDVGKPKAEVAAKRVMERITGVEIVPHFCRIEDKEIEFYNDFSIIALGLDSIEARSYINTVACSFLEYDSDDNPREETIKPMVDGGTEGFKGHARVILPGITPCFECTVWLFPPQVKFPLCTLAETPRTAAHCIEYAHLIKWNEVHGGVAFDPDNPEHMKWVYDEAVKRAELFGIPGVTYSLTQGVVKNIIPAIASTNAIISAACALETLKIATECSKILSNYLTYNGSEGLHTEVARFERDKDCLVCGPGIRIELDTSITLQKFMDLLEEHPKLRLSKASITHQGKNLYMQAPPVLEEMTRSNLSLSLFNLMGRLPKDVVHVNGTTIKNDQKFSCSRKLRVVFKGVDGVTDMDTAGGA